In Periplaneta americana isolate PAMFEO1 chromosome 4, P.americana_PAMFEO1_priV1, whole genome shotgun sequence, one DNA window encodes the following:
- the LOC138698724 gene encoding inverted formin-2-like isoform X3 yields the protein MDSRIGLDYIVENPEYTAKLAGALDTPNVTVKKQVLELLSALCVYNAEGYARALDALEHYRALKGERYRLHVVVAELRAAAAVDYQTALVAFINCLIISTPQLKDRIRIRNEFIGLKLLPLLNELRRVAAAEPDLGVQLDVFDEQRESDEAQALQGPHGVDLSSHLDVFYAILRQVADTPQEVPFLSILQHLLRVDPREPVSDVVWDAAETLVHRATLLESRQDASRLLRSPSLQAKLCCHCHARKQSLSAGPPPPPPPPPPPPPPVVAPGPPPPPPPPPRPAAPVALMGGPPAPPPPLNPPAVSPARSPEPPEGGGRLLPQQETPTPRAKMKTINWNKIPPQKVMGRHNVWALVARSHEHSPMADLDWAEMEGLFCQQAPPAPAAQASPRPGRDVPDGDRRRKESSEIALLDGKRSLNVNIFLKQFRSRNEDIVQLVRAGAHDEVGAEKLRGLLKLLPELDELDMLRAFDGDRARLGNAERFLLQLVAVPNYKLRVESMLLREEFAANMGYLEPSINAMIVAGEDLMTNEPLHEVLYMVLVAGNFLNSGGYAGNAAGVKLSSLQKLTDIRANKPGMNLIHYVALQAERRRKELLRFPDEMSVLEDATKTTVEQLHNEINALDSRIQKVRKQIDLPSTEDEIKMQMGEFLQMAEREVSGLQRDMQELESVRKALSEFFCEDTATFKLEECFRVFHGFCVKFRQAVAENERRRVQEEQANARRRQREEQLASRRRQQSCESDSNLVDSLLCDIRSGFAQSQDLRARKPHNGGCVTSEEEVSSLTGSPLVARRRMGSFSGPTGEPGGREEGYSPGDRGRQLCHRSCLVRADVTPNGSLRRRRSRVPSEEDDSNLMDFLRSSGHDGSRERKSWGSLDRSWARRARGGGRKRPDLLTADFSGERERPSSPSPLLPSAPEGDNKPKAWRQKIEAWLQENEKEEKQTEELRRRSRRVQSNRRSLEADSENEGRSSTLDTLPEEKATNTQYKRVYSDWRPTIEKTDVVGAMEAIEEAQPQTPVKDKSPWRKSNLNVPNSAEETELDMRRLRRIRSRGSMDTAPNPLQSIKEECKRKGIIGALGAAEQQDCLTLYLRRPSDAPAPPAEHQQAAEVPGDMRRSLVGEEPPPTVPRRLRRTPHDDQADIDADNVETPPATRRRATLLQEEETLGDGQFDRFSSARRTRRYKKTSDYSSDRDAEVVSPELVSEKQVVRPATLHVASVCAAETPAPATAEDTAARLRKWQDRLKYRGGAATPGEDAVAAEALANIATTRRELQTLDQPRPRERVRLVEHVPEIRVHASAPKAHDLHDEGFEETQSLASETGTSSDVVDSPRRRPHASAAPARVARADSSGSSSSNPAPHPAPARALGRSASVRGEARASVIPRRTASLRKTDSQASLARVASGSRTSLRSSRSSLNSAASVNTVKHAPRTPPARALAKEPARRPAAPAAAAPAKKPLGPAQLKAVATPASRSSSSGSSIGPTARRPRPAPGVSTSFKENAASRSSSSGSSVGPARRGFMRPTAASAAKDSVALDATKTRRLAKPN from the exons GCGTGTGGCGGCGGCAGAGCCCGACCTGGGCGTGCAGCTCGACGTGTTCGACGAGCAGCGCGAGAGCGACGAGGCGCAGGCGCTGCAGGGCCCGCACGGAGTGGACCTGAGCTCGCACCTCGACGTGTTCTACGCCATCCTGCGCCAGGTGGCCGACACGCCGCAGGAGGTGCCGTTCCTCAGCATCCTGCAGCACCTGCTGCGCGTGGACCCGCGCGAGCCGGTGAGCGACGTGGTGTGGGACGCCGCCGAGACGCTGGTGCACCGCGCCACGCTGCTGGAGTCGCGCCAGGACGCCAGCCGCCTGCTGCGCTCGCCCAGCCTGCAGGCCAAGCTCTGCTGCCACTGCCACGCGCGCAAGCAGTCGCTCAGCGCCGGCCCGCCCCCGCCGCCGCCTCCTCCGCCGCCCCCGCCGCCGCCCGTCGTCGCGCCGGGACCGCCGCCGCCCCCTCCCCCGCCTCCGCGGCCCGCCGCCCCCGTCGCCCTGATGGGAGGGCCTCCCGCGCCGCCGCCCCCGCTGAACCCGCCGGCGGTGTCGCCCGCCCGCAGCCCGGAGCCCCCGGAGGGCGGGGGGCGCCTGCTGCCGCAGCAGGAGACGCCGACGCCGCGCGCCAAGATGAAGACGATCAACTGGAACAAGATCCCGCCGCAGAAGGTGATGGGGCGCCACAACGTGTGGGCGCTGGTGGCGCGCAGCCACGAGCACTCGCCCATGGCGGACCTGGACTGGGCCGAGATGGAGGGGCTCTTCTGCCAGCAGGCGCCCCCCGCGCCGGCCGCCCAGGCGTCGCCGCGCCCGGGGCGCGACGTCCCGGACGGCGACAGGCGCCGCAAGGAGTCGTCGGAGATCGCGCTGCTGGACGGCAAGCGCAGCCTGAACGTGAACATCTTCCTGAAGCAGTTCCGCAGCCGCAACGAGGACATCGTGCAGCTGGTGCGCGCCGGCGCGCACGACGAGGTGGGCGCCGAGAAGCTGCGCGGCCTGCTGAAGCTGCTGCCCGAGCTGGACGAGCTGGACATGCTGCGCGCCTTCGACGGCGACCGCGCGCGCCTGGGCAACGCCGAGCGCTTCCTGCTGCAGCTGGTGGCCGTGCCCAACTACAAGCTGCGCGTGGAGAGCATGCTGCTGCGCGAGGAGTTCGCGGCCAACATGGGCTACCTGGAGCCCAGCATCAACGCCATGATCGTGGCGGGCGAGGACCTCATGACCAACGAGCCGCTGCACGAGGTGCTCTACATGGTGCTGGTCGCCGGCAACTTCCTCAACTCC GGTGGCTACGCCGGCAACGCCGCCGGGGTGAAGCTGAGCTCGCTGCAGAAGCTGACGGACATCCGCGCCAACAAGCCGGGCATGAACCTCATCCACTACGTGGCCCTG CAAGCGGAGCGGCGGCGCAAGGAGCTGCTGCGCTTCCCCGACGAGATGTCCGTGCTGGAGGACGCCACCAA GACCACCGTGGAGCAGCTGCACAACGAGATCAACGCGCTGGACTCCCGCATCCAGAAGGTCCGCAAGCAGATCGACCTGCCGTCCACGGAGGACGAGATCAAGATGCAGATGGGCGAGTTCTTGCAG ATGGCGGAGCGGGAGGTGTCGGGGCTGCAGCGCGACATGCAGGAGCTGGAGTCCGTGCGCAAGGCGCTGTCGGAGTTCTTCTGCGAGGACACGGCCACGTTCAAGCTGGAGGAATGCTTCCGGGTGTTCCACGGCTTCTGCGTCAAATTCCGGCAGGCGGTGGCCGAGAATGAGCGCCGGCGAGTGCAGGAGGAGCAGGCCAACGCCCGGCGCAGGCAGCGGGAGGAGCAGCTGGCCTCACGCCGCAGGCAGCAGA GCTGCGAGTCCGACAGCAACCTGGTGGACTCGCTGCTGTGCGACATCCGGTCCGGCTTCGCCCAGAGCCAGGACCTGCGTGCCCGCAAGCCACACAATGGCGGCTGCGTCACGTCAGAGGAGGAGGTGTCGTCACTCACTGGCTCGCCACTCGTGGCCCGTCGCAGGATGGGCTCCTTCTCTGGGCCCACTGGGGAGCCAGGGGGTCGTGAGGAGGGCTACTCCCCAG GTGACAGAGGCCGCCAGTTGTGTCACCGAAGCTGCCTCGTCCGTGCAG ACGTGACCCCGAACGGCAGCCTCAGACGTCGACGCAGCAGAGTCCCTTCAGAGGAGGATGACTCCAACCTCATGGACTTTCTGAGGTCCTCGGGCCATGACGGCAGCCGGGAGCGCAAGTCGTGGGGCAGTCTGG ATCGCTCATGGGCCCGGCGTGCGCGGGGTGGGGGGCGCAAGCGCCCAGACCTCCTCACTGCAGACTTCTCCGGTGAGCGGGAGCGCCCCAGCTCTCCATCCCCCCTGCTGCCATCTGCACCGGAAGGAGACAACAAGCCCAA GGCGTGGAGGCAGAAGATCGAGGCCTGGCTGCAGGAAAACGAGAAGGAAGAAAAGCAGACTGAAGAGCTGCGTCGCCGCTCGCGCCGTGTGCAGAGCAATCGCCGCTCTCTGGAAGCCGACTCTG AGAACGAAGGCCGAAGCAGCACTCTGGACACACTGCCCGAGGAGAAGGCCACCAATACGCAGTACAAGCGTGTGTACTCCGACTGGCGCCCCACAATCGAGAAGACGGACGTCGTGGGGGCCATGGAGGCCATCGAAG AGGCCCAGCCCCAGACGCCAGTGAAGGACAAGTCCCCCTGGCGCAAGTCGAATCTGAACGTCCCGAACAGTGCCGAGGAGACAGAGCTGGACATGCGGCGCCTGCGTCGCATTCGTTCCCGTGGCAGCATGGACACGGCGCCCAACCCCTTGCAG TCCATCAAGGAGGAGTGCAAGCGGAAGGGCATCATCGGCGCGCTGGGCGCAGCGGAGCAGCAGGACTGCCTCACCCTGTACCTGCGGCGCCCCAGCGACGCCCCCGCCCCCCCGGCCGAGCACCAGCAGGCGGCGGAGGTGCCTGGCGACATGCGGCGCTCGCTGGTGGGGGAGGAGCCGCCGCCCACGGTGCCCCGGCGCCTGCGCAGGACCCCGCACGACGACCAGGCCGACATCGACGCCGACAACGTGGAGACGCCGCCCGCCACGCGCCGCAGGGCGACGCTGCTGCAGGAGGAGGAGACGCTGGGCGACGGGCAGTTCGACCGCTTCTCGTCGGCCCGGCGCACGCGGCGCTACAAGAAGACGTCGGACTACAGCTCGGACCGCGACGCCGAGGTGGTGTCGCCCGAGCTGGTGTCGGAGAAGCAGGTGGTGCGGCCGGCCACGCTGCACGTGGCGTCGGTGTGCGCGGCGGAGACGCCGGCGCCCGCCACGGCCGAGGACACGGCGGCGCGCCTGCGCAAGTGGCAGGACCGCCTCAAGTACCGCGGGGGCGCCGCCACGCCCGGGGAGGACGCCGTGGCCGCCGAGGCGCTGGCGAACATCGCGACGACGCGGCGCGAGCTGCAGACGCTGGACCAGCCGCGGCCCCGCGAGAGGGTGCGCCTCGTGGAGCACGTGCCCGAGATCCGCGTGCACGCCTCCGCCCCCAAGGCGCACGACCTGCACGACGAGGGCTTCGAGGAGACGCAGAGCCTGGCGTCGGAGACGGGCACGTCCTCGGACGTGGTGGACTCGCCCCGGCGCCGCCCCCACGCGTCCGCCGCCCCCGCGCGGGTGGCGCGCGCGGACAGCAGcgggagcagcagcagcaacccGGCGCCCCATCCCGCCCCCGCCAGAGCGCTGGGGCGCAGCGCCTCGGTGAGGGGCGAGGCGCGCGCCAGCGTGATCCCGCGCCGCACGGCCAGCCTGCGCAAGACGGACTCGCAGGCCAGCCTGGCGCGGGTCGCCAGCGGCTCGCGGACCAGCCTGCGCTCCTCGCGCTCGTCGCTCAACAGCGCCGCCTCCGTCAACACCGTGAAGCACGCGCCGCGCACGCCGCCCGCCCGCGCGCTCGCCAAGGAGCCGGCGCGCCGCCCCGCCGCCCCCGCCGCCGCCGCCCCGGCCAAGAAGCCGCTGGGGCCGGCGCAGCTGAAGGCGGTGGCCACGCCGGCCAGCCGCTCGTCCAGCAGCGGCAGCAGCATCGGCCCCACGGCGCGCCGCCCCCGCCCCGCCCCCGGCGTCAGCACCAGCTTCAAGGAGAACGCGGCCAGCCGCTCGTCCAGCAGCGGCAGCAGCGTGGGGCCCGCGCGCCGGGGCTTCATGCGCCCCACCGCCGCCAGCGCCGCCAAGGACAGCGTGGCGCTCGACGCCACCAAGACGCGCAGGCTGGCCAAGCCCAACTAG
- the LOC138698724 gene encoding inverted formin-2-like isoform X1, translating into MRLLASRWSSDRRPPPYPGRRSTHARAVTMDSRIGLDYIVENPEYTAKLAGALDTPNVTVKKQVLELLSALCVYNAEGYARALDALEHYRALKGERYRLHVVVAELRAAAAVDYQTALVAFINCLIISTPQLKDRIRIRNEFIGLKLLPLLNELRRVAAAEPDLGVQLDVFDEQRESDEAQALQGPHGVDLSSHLDVFYAILRQVADTPQEVPFLSILQHLLRVDPREPVSDVVWDAAETLVHRATLLESRQDASRLLRSPSLQAKLCCHCHARKQSLSAGPPPPPPPPPPPPPPVVAPGPPPPPPPPPRPAAPVALMGGPPAPPPPLNPPAVSPARSPEPPEGGGRLLPQQETPTPRAKMKTINWNKIPPQKVMGRHNVWALVARSHEHSPMADLDWAEMEGLFCQQAPPAPAAQASPRPGRDVPDGDRRRKESSEIALLDGKRSLNVNIFLKQFRSRNEDIVQLVRAGAHDEVGAEKLRGLLKLLPELDELDMLRAFDGDRARLGNAERFLLQLVAVPNYKLRVESMLLREEFAANMGYLEPSINAMIVAGEDLMTNEPLHEVLYMVLVAGNFLNSGGYAGNAAGVKLSSLQKLTDIRANKPGMNLIHYVALQAERRRKELLRFPDEMSVLEDATKTTVEQLHNEINALDSRIQKVRKQIDLPSTEDEIKMQMGEFLQMAEREVSGLQRDMQELESVRKALSEFFCEDTATFKLEECFRVFHGFCVKFRQAVAENERRRVQEEQANARRRQREEQLASRRRQQSCESDSNLVDSLLCDIRSGFAQSQDLRARKPHNGGCVTSEEEVSSLTGSPLVARRRMGSFSGPTGEPGGREEGYSPGDRGRQLCHRSCLVRADVTPNGSLRRRRSRVPSEEDDSNLMDFLRSSGHDGSRERKSWGSLDRSWARRARGGGRKRPDLLTADFSGERERPSSPSPLLPSAPEGDNKPKAWRQKIEAWLQENEKEEKQTEELRRRSRRVQSNRRSLEADSENEGRSSTLDTLPEEKATNTQYKRVYSDWRPTIEKTDVVGAMEAIEEAQPQTPVKDKSPWRKSNLNVPNSAEETELDMRRLRRIRSRGSMDTAPNPLQSIKEECKRKGIIGALGAAEQQDCLTLYLRRPSDAPAPPAEHQQAAEVPGDMRRSLVGEEPPPTVPRRLRRTPHDDQADIDADNVETPPATRRRATLLQEEETLGDGQFDRFSSARRTRRYKKTSDYSSDRDAEVVSPELVSEKQVVRPATLHVASVCAAETPAPATAEDTAARLRKWQDRLKYRGGAATPGEDAVAAEALANIATTRRELQTLDQPRPRERVRLVEHVPEIRVHASAPKAHDLHDEGFEETQSLASETGTSSDVVDSPRRRPHASAAPARVARADSSGSSSSNPAPHPAPARALGRSASVRGEARASVIPRRTASLRKTDSQASLARVASGSRTSLRSSRSSLNSAASVNTVKHAPRTPPARALAKEPARRPAAPAAAAPAKKPLGPAQLKAVATPASRSSSSGSSIGPTARRPRPAPGVSTSFKENAASRSSSSGSSVGPARRGFMRPTAASAAKDSVALDATKTRRLAKPN; encoded by the exons GCGTGTGGCGGCGGCAGAGCCCGACCTGGGCGTGCAGCTCGACGTGTTCGACGAGCAGCGCGAGAGCGACGAGGCGCAGGCGCTGCAGGGCCCGCACGGAGTGGACCTGAGCTCGCACCTCGACGTGTTCTACGCCATCCTGCGCCAGGTGGCCGACACGCCGCAGGAGGTGCCGTTCCTCAGCATCCTGCAGCACCTGCTGCGCGTGGACCCGCGCGAGCCGGTGAGCGACGTGGTGTGGGACGCCGCCGAGACGCTGGTGCACCGCGCCACGCTGCTGGAGTCGCGCCAGGACGCCAGCCGCCTGCTGCGCTCGCCCAGCCTGCAGGCCAAGCTCTGCTGCCACTGCCACGCGCGCAAGCAGTCGCTCAGCGCCGGCCCGCCCCCGCCGCCGCCTCCTCCGCCGCCCCCGCCGCCGCCCGTCGTCGCGCCGGGACCGCCGCCGCCCCCTCCCCCGCCTCCGCGGCCCGCCGCCCCCGTCGCCCTGATGGGAGGGCCTCCCGCGCCGCCGCCCCCGCTGAACCCGCCGGCGGTGTCGCCCGCCCGCAGCCCGGAGCCCCCGGAGGGCGGGGGGCGCCTGCTGCCGCAGCAGGAGACGCCGACGCCGCGCGCCAAGATGAAGACGATCAACTGGAACAAGATCCCGCCGCAGAAGGTGATGGGGCGCCACAACGTGTGGGCGCTGGTGGCGCGCAGCCACGAGCACTCGCCCATGGCGGACCTGGACTGGGCCGAGATGGAGGGGCTCTTCTGCCAGCAGGCGCCCCCCGCGCCGGCCGCCCAGGCGTCGCCGCGCCCGGGGCGCGACGTCCCGGACGGCGACAGGCGCCGCAAGGAGTCGTCGGAGATCGCGCTGCTGGACGGCAAGCGCAGCCTGAACGTGAACATCTTCCTGAAGCAGTTCCGCAGCCGCAACGAGGACATCGTGCAGCTGGTGCGCGCCGGCGCGCACGACGAGGTGGGCGCCGAGAAGCTGCGCGGCCTGCTGAAGCTGCTGCCCGAGCTGGACGAGCTGGACATGCTGCGCGCCTTCGACGGCGACCGCGCGCGCCTGGGCAACGCCGAGCGCTTCCTGCTGCAGCTGGTGGCCGTGCCCAACTACAAGCTGCGCGTGGAGAGCATGCTGCTGCGCGAGGAGTTCGCGGCCAACATGGGCTACCTGGAGCCCAGCATCAACGCCATGATCGTGGCGGGCGAGGACCTCATGACCAACGAGCCGCTGCACGAGGTGCTCTACATGGTGCTGGTCGCCGGCAACTTCCTCAACTCC GGTGGCTACGCCGGCAACGCCGCCGGGGTGAAGCTGAGCTCGCTGCAGAAGCTGACGGACATCCGCGCCAACAAGCCGGGCATGAACCTCATCCACTACGTGGCCCTG CAAGCGGAGCGGCGGCGCAAGGAGCTGCTGCGCTTCCCCGACGAGATGTCCGTGCTGGAGGACGCCACCAA GACCACCGTGGAGCAGCTGCACAACGAGATCAACGCGCTGGACTCCCGCATCCAGAAGGTCCGCAAGCAGATCGACCTGCCGTCCACGGAGGACGAGATCAAGATGCAGATGGGCGAGTTCTTGCAG ATGGCGGAGCGGGAGGTGTCGGGGCTGCAGCGCGACATGCAGGAGCTGGAGTCCGTGCGCAAGGCGCTGTCGGAGTTCTTCTGCGAGGACACGGCCACGTTCAAGCTGGAGGAATGCTTCCGGGTGTTCCACGGCTTCTGCGTCAAATTCCGGCAGGCGGTGGCCGAGAATGAGCGCCGGCGAGTGCAGGAGGAGCAGGCCAACGCCCGGCGCAGGCAGCGGGAGGAGCAGCTGGCCTCACGCCGCAGGCAGCAGA GCTGCGAGTCCGACAGCAACCTGGTGGACTCGCTGCTGTGCGACATCCGGTCCGGCTTCGCCCAGAGCCAGGACCTGCGTGCCCGCAAGCCACACAATGGCGGCTGCGTCACGTCAGAGGAGGAGGTGTCGTCACTCACTGGCTCGCCACTCGTGGCCCGTCGCAGGATGGGCTCCTTCTCTGGGCCCACTGGGGAGCCAGGGGGTCGTGAGGAGGGCTACTCCCCAG GTGACAGAGGCCGCCAGTTGTGTCACCGAAGCTGCCTCGTCCGTGCAG ACGTGACCCCGAACGGCAGCCTCAGACGTCGACGCAGCAGAGTCCCTTCAGAGGAGGATGACTCCAACCTCATGGACTTTCTGAGGTCCTCGGGCCATGACGGCAGCCGGGAGCGCAAGTCGTGGGGCAGTCTGG ATCGCTCATGGGCCCGGCGTGCGCGGGGTGGGGGGCGCAAGCGCCCAGACCTCCTCACTGCAGACTTCTCCGGTGAGCGGGAGCGCCCCAGCTCTCCATCCCCCCTGCTGCCATCTGCACCGGAAGGAGACAACAAGCCCAA GGCGTGGAGGCAGAAGATCGAGGCCTGGCTGCAGGAAAACGAGAAGGAAGAAAAGCAGACTGAAGAGCTGCGTCGCCGCTCGCGCCGTGTGCAGAGCAATCGCCGCTCTCTGGAAGCCGACTCTG AGAACGAAGGCCGAAGCAGCACTCTGGACACACTGCCCGAGGAGAAGGCCACCAATACGCAGTACAAGCGTGTGTACTCCGACTGGCGCCCCACAATCGAGAAGACGGACGTCGTGGGGGCCATGGAGGCCATCGAAG AGGCCCAGCCCCAGACGCCAGTGAAGGACAAGTCCCCCTGGCGCAAGTCGAATCTGAACGTCCCGAACAGTGCCGAGGAGACAGAGCTGGACATGCGGCGCCTGCGTCGCATTCGTTCCCGTGGCAGCATGGACACGGCGCCCAACCCCTTGCAG TCCATCAAGGAGGAGTGCAAGCGGAAGGGCATCATCGGCGCGCTGGGCGCAGCGGAGCAGCAGGACTGCCTCACCCTGTACCTGCGGCGCCCCAGCGACGCCCCCGCCCCCCCGGCCGAGCACCAGCAGGCGGCGGAGGTGCCTGGCGACATGCGGCGCTCGCTGGTGGGGGAGGAGCCGCCGCCCACGGTGCCCCGGCGCCTGCGCAGGACCCCGCACGACGACCAGGCCGACATCGACGCCGACAACGTGGAGACGCCGCCCGCCACGCGCCGCAGGGCGACGCTGCTGCAGGAGGAGGAGACGCTGGGCGACGGGCAGTTCGACCGCTTCTCGTCGGCCCGGCGCACGCGGCGCTACAAGAAGACGTCGGACTACAGCTCGGACCGCGACGCCGAGGTGGTGTCGCCCGAGCTGGTGTCGGAGAAGCAGGTGGTGCGGCCGGCCACGCTGCACGTGGCGTCGGTGTGCGCGGCGGAGACGCCGGCGCCCGCCACGGCCGAGGACACGGCGGCGCGCCTGCGCAAGTGGCAGGACCGCCTCAAGTACCGCGGGGGCGCCGCCACGCCCGGGGAGGACGCCGTGGCCGCCGAGGCGCTGGCGAACATCGCGACGACGCGGCGCGAGCTGCAGACGCTGGACCAGCCGCGGCCCCGCGAGAGGGTGCGCCTCGTGGAGCACGTGCCCGAGATCCGCGTGCACGCCTCCGCCCCCAAGGCGCACGACCTGCACGACGAGGGCTTCGAGGAGACGCAGAGCCTGGCGTCGGAGACGGGCACGTCCTCGGACGTGGTGGACTCGCCCCGGCGCCGCCCCCACGCGTCCGCCGCCCCCGCGCGGGTGGCGCGCGCGGACAGCAGcgggagcagcagcagcaacccGGCGCCCCATCCCGCCCCCGCCAGAGCGCTGGGGCGCAGCGCCTCGGTGAGGGGCGAGGCGCGCGCCAGCGTGATCCCGCGCCGCACGGCCAGCCTGCGCAAGACGGACTCGCAGGCCAGCCTGGCGCGGGTCGCCAGCGGCTCGCGGACCAGCCTGCGCTCCTCGCGCTCGTCGCTCAACAGCGCCGCCTCCGTCAACACCGTGAAGCACGCGCCGCGCACGCCGCCCGCCCGCGCGCTCGCCAAGGAGCCGGCGCGCCGCCCCGCCGCCCCCGCCGCCGCCGCCCCGGCCAAGAAGCCGCTGGGGCCGGCGCAGCTGAAGGCGGTGGCCACGCCGGCCAGCCGCTCGTCCAGCAGCGGCAGCAGCATCGGCCCCACGGCGCGCCGCCCCCGCCCCGCCCCCGGCGTCAGCACCAGCTTCAAGGAGAACGCGGCCAGCCGCTCGTCCAGCAGCGGCAGCAGCGTGGGGCCCGCGCGCCGGGGCTTCATGCGCCCCACCGCCGCCAGCGCCGCCAAGGACAGCGTGGCGCTCGACGCCACCAAGACGCGCAGGCTGGCCAAGCCCAACTAG